The following proteins are encoded in a genomic region of Dethiobacter alkaliphilus AHT 1:
- a CDS encoding nucleoid-associated protein, which produces MNETSIAINKAILHIIDPNFDFPFLSNVELDKEGEVWDFLENHLRKSFASDSIRAGRFSDDDYETKLLVESISDDSFVSVSAELAKVLFNLVKKFSLPPSDLIFTLVKINQEEHLAILKFNYKETYIHYIENSGDSTHNKLIKQKTTLPSETQKVDECIFVNLHNLDIKILEKSYEIDGEKEFYLSTRFLKCANDLSTKEKVAILTKSVRKVCKKYSDDDFDKVVEFQTAVSESAEESNAVQISQVANAVFKEPGLQKEYLEEVQKAGLKEDVVHISEESSTLKRLGRNKIKTNTGIEINFPSHCYSDKDMIDFINNPDGTISILIKNVSIENKK; this is translated from the coding sequence ATATTATTGATCCGAATTTCGATTTTCCTTTTTTATCAAATGTGGAACTGGATAAGGAAGGAGAGGTGTGGGACTTTTTAGAGAATCATCTCAGGAAGTCATTTGCCTCTGATAGTATTAGAGCGGGCAGATTCTCAGATGATGATTATGAAACTAAACTGTTGGTGGAAAGTATCAGTGATGACAGTTTTGTTTCCGTAAGTGCAGAGCTTGCCAAGGTTCTGTTTAACCTGGTAAAAAAGTTCAGTCTGCCTCCCAGTGATCTGATTTTTACGCTGGTAAAGATTAATCAGGAAGAGCATCTGGCAATATTGAAGTTTAACTATAAAGAAACATATATCCACTATATCGAGAATTCAGGGGACAGTACTCATAACAAACTGATTAAGCAAAAGACCACTTTGCCCAGTGAAACACAAAAGGTGGATGAGTGCATTTTTGTAAACCTGCACAATTTAGATATTAAGATCCTTGAAAAAAGCTATGAAATTGATGGTGAAAAAGAGTTTTATCTTTCCACGCGATTCTTAAAATGTGCAAATGACTTGTCCACCAAGGAAAAGGTCGCCATCTTAACTAAAAGCGTTCGCAAAGTTTGTAAAAAGTATAGTGATGATGATTTTGATAAAGTGGTGGAGTTTCAAACTGCAGTAAGTGAGAGTGCCGAAGAGTCTAATGCTGTACAGATCTCGCAGGTAGCTAATGCAGTTTTTAAAGAGCCTGGTTTACAAAAAGAATATCTTGAAGAGGTACAGAAGGCAGGGCTAAAAGAAGATGTGGTCCACATTTCAGAGGAAAGCAGTACGTTAAAAAGGTTAGGGCGTAATAAGATAAAGACTAATACCGGAATCGAAATCAACTTTCCCTCTCATTGTTACAGCGATAAAGACATGATTGATTTTATCAATAACCCCGACGGCACAATTTCTATATTGATTAAGAATGTGAGCATCGAAAACAAGAAATAA
- a CDS encoding GNAT family N-acetyltransferase has protein sequence MSTLYRLTKDDIPRAVECLKDAFKDDPLWAEVFRDDPNRERSLTNFFTIPLLYGMKYGKACATSQEIEGVAVWFPGKYANLSMWRLLLSGALPYGAKMGKETLRNLAIVSNQLGPDRKKLMKNKSYQYLMIIGVRGNTQGRGLGSKLMEEIKGDCDKKELHLYLETEKEENIAFYEKHGLRVLQKINFKKLDVPMWEMAREPNDDKL, from the coding sequence ATGTCCACACTTTATCGGTTAACAAAAGATGATATCCCCAGAGCAGTGGAATGCCTAAAAGATGCTTTCAAAGATGACCCGCTTTGGGCAGAGGTTTTTAGGGATGACCCAAACAGAGAGAGGTCGTTAACAAACTTTTTTACAATTCCCTTGCTGTATGGAATGAAGTACGGTAAGGCATGTGCAACCTCTCAGGAGATTGAAGGGGTAGCAGTGTGGTTTCCGGGAAAGTATGCAAATTTGTCAATGTGGCGCCTGTTACTCAGTGGGGCTCTACCATACGGGGCAAAAATGGGGAAGGAAACTTTAAGGAATCTTGCCATCGTAAGCAACCAGCTGGGGCCTGATCGCAAAAAGCTGATGAAAAATAAGTCCTACCAGTATCTGATGATTATCGGTGTCAGGGGCAACACACAGGGTAGGGGCCTTGGCAGTAAGCTTATGGAGGAAATAAAAGGGGACTGCGATAAGAAGGAGCTTCATCTGTATCTGGAAACGGAAAAGGAAGAAAACATAGCCTTTTATGAAAAACATGGCTTAAGGGTGCTGCAGAAAATTAATTTCAAAAAACTCGATGTGCCAATGTGGGAAATGGCACGTGAGCCTAATGATGATAAGCTGTAA
- a CDS encoding CPBP family intramembrane glutamic endopeptidase: protein MIEVREELLRPLWQRVFISGFGFVVVTFIVLGLIRYLGLAFYGINFVTIGFLIMWIMPFVFLSAGGRKKIGIKKPESWLWVLISFVIGAVVAGAIYFLGFVLYGTGPENWGMTVAYEYMAGQDAVFEPVVFAVVTFLSMLFSPIGEEFYFRGIIHEVLGEKLSSYKMAGFWSSFLFAAIHLPHHNIFFTAQSFLTGFVPLFIWFAFMFIVSYLFIWARVKSGSILGAILCHSGYILGMNLFVYNVLL, encoded by the coding sequence ATGATTGAAGTGAGGGAAGAGTTATTAAGGCCTCTTTGGCAGAGGGTTTTTATTTCCGGATTTGGGTTTGTGGTGGTTACTTTTATTGTGCTGGGGCTAATACGTTATCTGGGACTTGCTTTTTACGGCATTAATTTCGTAACAATTGGTTTTCTGATAATGTGGATTATGCCATTTGTTTTCCTTTCCGCCGGTGGCAGAAAGAAGATAGGGATTAAAAAGCCTGAAAGCTGGCTGTGGGTGTTGATATCTTTTGTTATTGGTGCAGTTGTGGCTGGGGCTATATATTTCCTGGGTTTTGTGCTATATGGGACCGGACCTGAAAATTGGGGGATGACCGTTGCATATGAGTATATGGCAGGGCAGGATGCTGTGTTTGAGCCGGTGGTGTTTGCGGTGGTTACTTTTTTGTCTATGCTCTTTAGCCCTATCGGAGAGGAATTCTATTTTCGGGGTATTATTCATGAGGTATTAGGTGAAAAGCTGTCCAGTTATAAAATGGCGGGTTTTTGGTCCAGTTTTCTTTTTGCTGCCATACATCTTCCTCATCATAATATTTTCTTTACTGCGCAGAGTTTTCTCACCGGGTTTGTGCCGCTTTTCATATGGTTTGCTTTTATGTTTATTGTTTCTTATCTGTTTATCTGGGCCAGAGTTAAAAGCGGTTCAATTCTGGGAGCAATTCTTTGCCACTCAGGCTATATTCTGGGGATGAATCTGTTTGTCTATAATGTTCTGCTGTAG
- the thiC gene encoding phosphomethylpyrimidine synthase ThiC produces MTQLSKARSGEITPEMEQVAKKENVALDFVAEGVAAGTIVIPRNVKRKNIDPVGIGTGLTTKVSASIGVYGKEGSIQGEVAKIQAAVEAGTHSIMDLSVSGDIDAMRKETLAVTPTPVGTLPLYQAVAEAGARYGSSLKMKVDDLFEVIERQAADGVDFLALHSGTTMDIVKRAKQEGRIDPLVSYGASHLIGWMIHNEQENPLYEQYDRVLEIARKYDVTVSLADGMRPGCLADSLDAAQVQEMVVLGELVRRAREAGVQIMVKGPGHVPLNQLKTTVMLQKSLCKGAPYFVFGPVVTDVAAGYDHISAAIGGAISAWAGAEFLCYVTASEHLGLPDLEQVREGVVASRIAAHSADLAKGLPGAAEWDLELSKARKQLDWQKQIELAIDPKKAEYMRRTRSEETTKGCAMCGKYCAMDVVSGYLGVSKQVC; encoded by the coding sequence GTGACACAGCTAAGCAAGGCAAGAAGCGGGGAAATTACTCCGGAGATGGAGCAGGTGGCAAAAAAAGAAAATGTGGCATTGGATTTTGTAGCTGAAGGGGTGGCTGCCGGGACAATTGTTATTCCACGCAATGTTAAGCGTAAAAACATTGATCCGGTGGGGATAGGAACGGGACTGACCACAAAGGTAAGTGCCAGCATCGGTGTGTACGGTAAAGAGGGAAGTATTCAGGGAGAGGTTGCCAAGATTCAGGCAGCGGTGGAAGCGGGTACTCATTCCATTATGGACCTTAGTGTGAGCGGTGATATTGATGCCATGCGTAAAGAAACTTTAGCTGTCACGCCAACACCTGTGGGCACATTGCCACTTTACCAGGCTGTGGCGGAGGCCGGGGCCAGGTATGGTTCATCTCTTAAAATGAAAGTTGATGACTTGTTTGAGGTAATCGAGCGGCAGGCAGCCGACGGTGTGGATTTTCTGGCTTTACATAGTGGTACCACAATGGATATTGTCAAGCGGGCCAAGCAGGAAGGCCGTATTGATCCTTTGGTGAGTTACGGTGCTTCCCATTTGATTGGCTGGATGATTCACAATGAACAGGAAAACCCGCTGTATGAGCAGTATGACCGGGTTTTGGAAATTGCCAGGAAATATGATGTGACCGTTAGCCTGGCTGATGGGATGCGTCCGGGATGTTTGGCAGATTCCCTTGATGCTGCTCAGGTTCAGGAGATGGTGGTTCTGGGAGAGCTGGTACGCAGGGCCCGCGAGGCCGGCGTACAGATCATGGTAAAAGGGCCGGGGCATGTGCCGCTAAACCAGTTAAAGACCACCGTTATGCTGCAAAAGAGTTTGTGTAAAGGCGCTCCTTACTTTGTGTTTGGGCCGGTGGTGACAGATGTGGCGGCAGGATATGATCATATCAGTGCGGCCATAGGCGGGGCTATCAGTGCCTGGGCCGGCGCGGAATTTTTGTGTTACGTCACCGCTTCGGAGCATCTGGGTTTGCCTGACCTGGAGCAGGTACGGGAAGGTGTTGTGGCATCCCGGATTGCTGCGCACTCTGCCGATTTGGCCAAAGGCCTCCCCGGTGCAGCAGAGTGGGATTTGGAACTGTCCAAAGCCAGAAAACAGTTGGACTGGCAAAAGCAGATTGAGTTGGCCATTGACCCTAAAAAAGCGGAGTATATGAGAAGAACCAGAAGTGAGGAAACCACTAAGGGTTGTGCTATGTGCGGTAAATATTGTGCCATGGATGTGGTGTCCGGTTATTTGGGTGTATCTAAACAAGTTTGCTAA